A segment of the Zingiber officinale cultivar Zhangliang chromosome 8B, Zo_v1.1, whole genome shotgun sequence genome:
CCCAACCCgccaagaaagaaaaaaaatggctCGTTGTCGTTGGGAAGATGAGTGCGGCCTGTAGAGCACATGTAACGCACAGTCGGGTTGCTCACGCAGCAGATCTCTCTAGATAGATatagatagagagagagagatcagTGAAAGGCATAGCACCGCTCCGTGGGCCCCCGACTGACGGCCTTTACGCAACTACGACTACTGTGATGTGAGCGGTTCAATTGTTTGATCTTGATCTTTCCGGCCTCCACTTGTACGGAGATGCATGCGGGACCCCCCCCTTTTTTGATCTTCATCTTTAGGACAAGACCCTACCCTATTCTCGAACCCTCTCCCGAGCTCTACCCTGCCCGCATTTCTTTTGAAGGGGGCCAAAGATCTGTCTCCACGCCAACAGTCTTTCTTCGGAATTATACTGAACGGGTCGATCCTCCCCTCCCTTAGTTTTAGCAAGAACTCCTAAGGTCTACTCGCAAAGAGCTCCCCGGCGACGACAGAGGAAGCAACCTGCCTGCTGTGGCGGGGCGCTTTGTTTAACAAGAAGACCTGGACGATTATCCCTACCCTCGGTAGCTTACGAGTTTACGTCCATCCCTGGTCGGCCACGTCGCTATCGCTCGTCCCTTTCTTTTTATCCCTTGTAGCCCTTACCCGAATTCGCGCAAGTGTGTCCACACCCCCCTGACTTGACGAGGAATCCATTCTCGCGAACAAAGACACCCCCTACACAGACCTAGGAGCACCCCTTCCTGCATATCCATACAAGACCCGAGTAGGCGGGTCGAGGTCCTACGAGGTACCCACTACTCGGAGTACCCTCCCACCAAAAAAAGATGTGTGGTTCGGTGGTTCGACCAGAAATGCTATGCTTACACACAAGACTAGCCCTCTTCCCGAAAGCTTCGCGGGGACCTTTACTACTTTACGACGACGGAGGACCGCCCATAGGGGCTTTACTGCACAAGGCCCCTGCAGAGGAAATGAGCCCAGCGAATAGAAGATGCTCAGCTCCGCACAACATAGGGATTAGCACGCTTTCGAAAAAAACATAGAATAGTAGAAGATCCAGCATGCAGAACACGGCGATCATTAGAAATGAACAAATGAGAAATGCAATAATATACTCTTTCCCATAACTTCTCATACCAGACCAACCCACTAAAATGCAAATAGGGATCAGAAATGTGGTCAATATCACGAAGAATAATGAGAGACCGTCTATACCCATAACTAAATGGATGTTTTCATAAGGAAGCAAGAGAAGGCTTTCCACAAATTGAAATTTGGCCGTAGAAGGATCGAATTGTATCCAAAGAACAAGGGAATACAAAAAAGTAATAAGAGAAGCGCACAGACCAATCAATCGTATCAGTCGTATTCTTGAATTTGGAATGAAAAGAATCATAATGCTTCCTAGCACGGGACACAGAATAAGACCACTTAGATCGAAATAGCATTCAAAGAAATGTTCTAACATAGAGTAGAATCGAACATTGAAAAGATTAGTTGACAACAGTCAAAAGATGGGTCGCCGAATTCAAATACGTTAGGGGTCTTTCTGTGCAAG
Coding sequences within it:
- the LOC122015204 gene encoding NADH-ubiquinone oxidoreductase chain 4-like, with amino-acid sequence MLEHFFECYFDLSGLILCPVLGSIMILFIPNSRIRLIRLIGLCASLITFLYSLVLWIQFDPSTAKFQFVESLLLLPYENIHLVMGIDGLSLFFVILTTFLIPICILVGWSGMRSYGKEYIIAFLICSFLMIAVFCMLDLLLFYVFFESVLIPMLCGAEHLLFAGLISSAGALCSKAPMGGPPSS